In Candidatus Sulfurimonas marisnigri, a single genomic region encodes these proteins:
- a CDS encoding DUF4105 domain-containing protein: protein MSESRYWNLLLHNVDGRSEIDDANFFFAQDGKTNAKSELHATIDALLNETKFDDNSSACKFPARKAWISEQLSISEFAHVECTEYKNILNRLNPKSATLVFPSAHINSPASMFGHTFLRINSAYNSKLLSYAVNYAANANPDKENAAIFAIKGLFGGYYGKYSLLPYYDKLKEYRDSEQRDIWEYDLNLKEDEVINMVRHIWELNGTHSNYYFFTENCSYNMLWFLEVARPTLHLKEYFNYQVTPLETVHACKAEGIIEDNFYRPSKRTTLLKYEELLNEEYVKTPLELVNTNINQQDIIDNTDIDIQQKRYILEAAIELLEYRRSKNKITKEKYLTLFHDISKARSTLGQGENLYIQTPPNPIDSHRAIRTSIGFGYREGESISFLGLRPSYHSLQDSNYGFLRGTQIEFMNFELSYSDKQIEVEDATILSIVSLAQRSDFFENLSWRTKFGWDKNSLDETANFIGTVGVGFSWGNEFAFIYAMTDPLFYLDGEFKSAIGASLGAVIDGESYMSTNMEITRRWYDTGDEQLLIGVYQSFRLSQNTQLMFSYDYKERLNFDLKRQEGTIKFNINYYF from the coding sequence TTGTCAGAATCTAGATATTGGAATTTACTACTTCATAATGTAGATGGACGAAGTGAAATAGATGATGCTAATTTTTTCTTTGCTCAAGATGGTAAAACTAATGCAAAAAGTGAACTTCATGCAACAATAGATGCACTCCTAAATGAAACAAAATTTGATGATAACTCTAGTGCATGTAAATTTCCAGCAAGAAAAGCTTGGATTAGTGAGCAACTTAGCATTTCAGAGTTTGCACATGTGGAGTGCACAGAGTATAAAAATATACTCAACAGATTAAATCCAAAGTCAGCAACACTTGTCTTTCCATCAGCGCATATAAACTCACCTGCATCCATGTTTGGTCATACATTTTTACGTATAAACTCTGCTTACAACTCTAAACTACTCTCATATGCTGTAAACTATGCAGCAAATGCAAATCCAGATAAAGAAAATGCTGCTATCTTTGCTATCAAAGGTTTATTTGGAGGCTACTACGGAAAGTATTCTCTACTTCCATACTATGATAAACTAAAAGAGTATAGAGACAGTGAGCAAAGGGATATTTGGGAGTATGATTTAAATCTAAAGGAAGATGAAGTTATTAATATGGTTAGACATATTTGGGAACTAAACGGAACGCACTCAAACTATTATTTTTTTACCGAAAATTGCTCCTACAATATGCTATGGTTCTTAGAAGTAGCTAGGCCAACTTTACATTTAAAAGAGTATTTTAACTATCAGGTCACCCCTCTTGAAACTGTGCATGCTTGTAAAGCTGAGGGTATTATCGAGGATAATTTTTATAGACCTTCTAAAAGAACTACCTTGTTAAAGTATGAAGAGTTACTTAATGAAGAGTACGTAAAGACACCGCTTGAATTGGTTAATACCAATATTAATCAACAGGATATTATAGATAATACAGATATAGATATTCAACAAAAAAGATATATATTAGAGGCTGCTATTGAACTACTTGAATACAGACGAAGTAAAAATAAAATCACAAAAGAGAAATACTTAACTCTATTTCATGATATTTCAAAAGCAAGGTCAACATTGGGACAAGGGGAAAATCTATATATACAAACTCCTCCAAATCCTATAGATAGCCATAGAGCGATAAGAACATCTATCGGCTTTGGTTATAGAGAAGGAGAATCTATAAGCTTTTTAGGGCTTCGTCCCTCATATCACAGTTTGCAAGATAGTAATTATGGCTTTTTACGAGGCACACAGATAGAGTTTATGAACTTTGAACTTTCATATTCAGATAAACAAATAGAAGTAGAAGATGCGACGATACTCTCTATTGTTTCGCTTGCTCAAAGATCTGATTTTTTTGAAAATTTATCATGGAGAACAAAGTTTGGTTGGGATAAAAATTCTCTTGATGAAACAGCAAATTTTATAGGTACAGTTGGCGTTGGCTTTAGTTGGGGAAATGAGTTTGCTTTCATTTACGCAATGACAGATCCTCTCTTTTATCTTGATGGTGAATTTAAATCTGCAATTGGTGCCAGTCTTGGTGCTGTAATTGATGGAGAGAGTTATATGAGTACAAATATGGAGATTACAAGAAGATGGTACGATACAGGAGATGAGCAACTATTAATAGGGGTATATCAAAGTTTTAGACTATCTCAAAACACACAACTAATGTTTAGCTATGACTACAAAGAGAGATTAAACTTTGATTTAAAGAGGCAAGAGGGCACTATAAAGTTTAATATAAATTACTATTTCTAG
- a CDS encoding AMIN domain-containing protein gives MIKVLFISIFLLITLYARENPFFPSNGEKDIPFTSNENIDKDPLKRATITLPAQARILQKVTIEYKNLDGSLETKSIELDNSVDWHLPIFVSQDYGSSPTSEPIVMSKKESVKKSIEYKQIASTAYLKFYSSGKNLKIITSDSMIRNFLLVDPHRVVLDFKRDSSMKSYMKSNPKNIFNKIRIGNHDGYYRAVIELDGLYRYKLDKTSDGYMLKLI, from the coding sequence TTGATTAAAGTTTTGTTTATATCTATTTTTTTACTTATAACTTTATATGCTCGCGAAAATCCTTTTTTCCCATCTAATGGCGAAAAAGATATCCCTTTTACATCTAATGAAAACATAGATAAAGACCCTCTTAAGAGAGCAACAATCACTCTACCTGCACAAGCTAGAATTCTTCAAAAAGTAACAATCGAGTATAAAAACTTAGATGGTTCACTAGAGACTAAAAGCATAGAACTGGACAACTCCGTTGACTGGCATTTGCCTATTTTTGTATCGCAGGACTATGGTTCATCACCAACATCTGAACCAATCGTAATGAGCAAAAAGGAATCTGTAAAGAAAAGTATAGAGTATAAACAAATTGCATCAACTGCATATTTAAAATTCTACTCTTCTGGCAAAAATTTAAAGATTATAACTTCAGACAGTATGATAAGAAACTTTTTACTTGTTGATCCACACAGAGTAGTGTTAGATTTTAAAAGAGATAGCAGTATGAAAAGTTATATGAAAAGTAATCCTAAAAATATTTTTAATAAGATTAGAATTGGAAATCACGACGGATACTATAGAGCGGTTATAGAACTAGATGGACTTTACAGATACAAACTCGACAAAACTTCTGATGGATATATGTTAAAACTTATATAA
- the eno gene encoding phosphopyruvate hydratase, translated as MFIDSVSAIEVMDSRGNPTVKATVTLSDGTVESAIVPSGASTGKREALELRDGGDRYMGKGVLKAVENVNSQISDVLIGLSPFNQAVIDAEMKQLDGTENYGNLGANAVLGVSMAVARAAAKSLGIPLYRYLGGANAMVLPTPMLNIINGGSHADNSVDFQEYMIVPMGFEDFTEGLRASAEVYHNLKAILKAKKHNTALGDEGGFAPDLGSNEEPIQIIMEAIEKAGYKAGEHMGIAMDVAASELVVDGGYRLESENRTVTSAELVEYYADLCSKYPIVSIEDGLSEDDWDGFKLMTEKLGDKIQIVGDDLFVTNVNILNEGIQKGIANSILIKPNQIGSVSETMLTVRLAQRNGYTCVMSHRSGESEDAFIADFAVALNCGQIKTGSTARGERTAKYNRLLEIENEIVYGEYLGSAIFN; from the coding sequence ATGTTTATAGATAGCGTAAGTGCAATTGAAGTAATGGATTCTCGTGGAAATCCAACAGTTAAAGCAACTGTAACGTTAAGTGATGGAACAGTTGAGAGTGCAATCGTACCTTCAGGTGCAAGTACTGGCAAGCGTGAAGCTCTAGAGCTACGTGATGGCGGCGACAGATATATGGGTAAAGGTGTCCTTAAGGCAGTTGAAAATGTTAACAGTCAAATATCTGATGTACTAATTGGTCTTTCACCATTTAACCAAGCTGTAATTGATGCTGAAATGAAACAGCTTGATGGAACTGAAAACTATGGCAATCTAGGTGCTAATGCAGTTCTAGGAGTTTCTATGGCTGTTGCACGCGCTGCTGCTAAAAGCTTAGGCATTCCACTATATCGTTATCTTGGTGGCGCAAACGCTATGGTTTTACCAACTCCAATGTTAAATATTATCAATGGCGGTTCACACGCTGATAACTCAGTTGATTTTCAAGAGTATATGATTGTTCCTATGGGATTTGAAGATTTTACTGAAGGCTTAAGAGCATCTGCTGAAGTTTATCACAATTTAAAAGCTATTTTAAAAGCTAAAAAGCACAATACTGCACTTGGCGATGAAGGTGGCTTCGCACCTGATTTAGGATCAAATGAAGAGCCAATCCAAATTATTATGGAAGCTATTGAGAAAGCCGGATACAAAGCTGGAGAGCATATGGGAATAGCTATGGATGTTGCAGCATCTGAGCTTGTTGTTGATGGTGGTTATAGATTGGAGTCTGAAAACCGCACAGTAACTTCAGCAGAATTAGTTGAATATTATGCTGACCTATGTTCTAAATATCCAATTGTGTCTATTGAAGATGGACTAAGTGAAGATGACTGGGACGGATTTAAATTAATGACTGAAAAGCTTGGTGATAAAATTCAGATTGTTGGTGATGACCTTTTTGTTACTAATGTAAATATTTTAAACGAGGGTATACAAAAAGGTATTGCAAATTCAATATTAATTAAACCAAATCAAATTGGTTCAGTTTCAGAAACAATGTTAACAGTTCGTCTTGCCCAAAGAAACGGCTATACTTGTGTTATGAGTCATCGTTCTGGTGAGAGTGAAGATGCTTTTATTGCCGATTTCGCTGTAGCACTTAACTGTGGTCAGATAAAAACAGGTTCTACTGCAAGAGGCGAGAGAACTGCTAAGTATAACCGTCTTTTAGAAATAGAAAATGAAATAGTATATGGTGAATACTTAGGCTCAGCAATTTTTAATTAA